A genomic segment from Flavobacterium sp. 9R encodes:
- a CDS encoding DUF493 family protein, translating to MDKDKEKETAAFYERLQVELDNSNTWPAEYLFKFIVPSVDGNVKKVEEAFNCMGAVIKTTKSKTGKFTSVSVDVTMKNSQEIIEKYQELSTIEGIVSL from the coding sequence ATGGATAAAGACAAAGAAAAAGAGACCGCTGCTTTTTATGAAAGATTACAAGTAGAATTAGATAATAGTAATACTTGGCCAGCAGAATACTTGTTTAAATTTATTGTTCCTTCAGTAGATGGAAATGTGAAAAAAGTAGAGGAGGCGTTCAATTGTATGGGTGCCGTAATTAAAACTACAAAATCAAAAACGGGTAAATTTACTAGTGTTTCTGTTGATGTAACTATGAAAAATTCGCAAGAAATTATTGAGAAGTACCAAGAATTATCTACAATTGAAGGTATTGTTTCCCTATAA
- a CDS encoding DUF4290 domain-containing protein produces the protein MIEKYKKENANDVVYHLEYNSERKHLIIPEYGRHLQKLIEQATIIENDEERNKAARYIIQVMGSLNPHLRDVPDFQHKLWDQLFIMSDFRLAVDSPYPIPSREVLQLKPEVLQYPQNYPKYRYYGNNIKYMIDVANKWEEGEMKSALVKVIANHMKKSYLSWNKDTVKDDVIFEHLYELSGGKLNLLQSKEELLGTTDLLRTNKRMSNKITPSNQQKNQNNKNKSGKTPMHKNQNRKPQ, from the coding sequence ATGATCGAAAAATATAAAAAAGAGAACGCCAATGATGTAGTGTATCATTTAGAATACAATTCTGAAAGAAAACATTTAATCATTCCTGAGTACGGTCGTCATTTGCAAAAATTGATTGAACAAGCAACCATTATAGAGAATGATGAAGAGCGTAACAAAGCTGCTAGATACATCATTCAAGTAATGGGAAGTTTAAATCCTCATTTGCGTGATGTGCCTGATTTTCAGCACAAGTTATGGGATCAGTTGTTTATTATGTCCGACTTTCGTTTGGCGGTAGATTCTCCATATCCTATTCCGTCTCGTGAAGTTTTGCAATTGAAACCTGAGGTTTTGCAATATCCTCAGAACTATCCTAAGTATAGATATTATGGTAATAATATCAAGTACATGATAGATGTGGCGAATAAATGGGAAGAGGGCGAAATGAAAAGTGCTTTGGTCAAGGTAATTGCCAATCACATGAAGAAATCGTATTTGAGTTGGAACAAAGACACCGTAAAAGACGATGTTATTTTTGAGCATTTGTATGAGCTCTCTGGTGGAAAATTGAATTTGTTGCAAAGCAAAGAAGAGCTTTTGGGAACTACAGATTTACTTCGAACAAACAAAAGAATGTCGAATAAAATCACACCTTCCAATCAACAAAAAAATCAAAATAACAAAAATAAATCGGGTAAAACTCCGATGCACAAAAATCAAAATAGAAAACCGCAGTAA
- the murA gene encoding UDP-N-acetylglucosamine 1-carboxyvinyltransferase, translated as MGIFKIEGGIQLKGEITPQGAKNEALQILCAVLLTPEKVTINNIPDIIDINKLITLLGNLGVKIQKNGNSSITFQSDEVNMGYLETEAFKKEGGSLRGSIMIVGPLLARFGKGYIPKPGGDKIGRRRLDTHFEGFINLGAKFRYNREDHFYGVEAPDGLTGTDMLLDEASVTGTANIVMAAVLAKGTTTVYNAACEPYLQQLCKMLNAMGAKISGVGSNLLTIEGVEALGGCEHRILPDMIEIGSWIGLAAMTKSEITIKNVSWENLGVIPNVFRKLGITLEKIGDDIFIPAHVNGYEVKTDIDGSILTIADAPWPGFTPDLLSIILVVATQAKGDVLIHQKMFESRLFFVDKLIDMGAKIILCDPHRAVVIGHDFKSQLKATTMSSPDIRAGISLLIAALSAKGTSTIQNIEQIDRGYERIDERLRAIGANIVRA; from the coding sequence ATGGGAATTTTCAAAATCGAAGGTGGAATTCAATTAAAAGGAGAAATCACCCCACAAGGAGCAAAAAATGAAGCGTTACAAATTTTATGTGCCGTATTGCTTACTCCAGAAAAAGTAACAATAAATAATATTCCAGATATTATTGATATCAACAAATTAATTACTTTGTTGGGTAATTTAGGAGTTAAAATTCAAAAAAACGGCAACAGTTCTATTACTTTTCAATCTGATGAAGTAAATATGGGCTATTTAGAGACTGAAGCCTTTAAGAAAGAAGGTGGTTCTTTGCGTGGTTCGATTATGATTGTTGGTCCATTATTAGCTCGTTTTGGTAAAGGTTATATTCCGAAACCAGGTGGAGATAAAATTGGAAGAAGAAGATTGGATACCCATTTTGAAGGATTTATCAATTTAGGTGCTAAGTTTAGATACAATAGAGAAGATCATTTCTATGGAGTAGAAGCTCCAGATGGACTTACGGGTACCGATATGTTATTGGACGAAGCCTCAGTAACAGGAACTGCTAATATCGTAATGGCTGCCGTTTTAGCGAAAGGAACAACTACAGTATACAACGCTGCTTGTGAGCCTTATTTGCAACAATTATGCAAAATGCTGAACGCTATGGGGGCTAAAATTTCTGGTGTTGGGTCTAATTTGTTGACTATTGAAGGAGTAGAAGCATTAGGTGGATGTGAACACCGTATTCTTCCAGATATGATTGAGATTGGTTCTTGGATTGGATTGGCCGCTATGACTAAATCTGAGATTACTATAAAAAATGTAAGTTGGGAAAATCTTGGAGTTATTCCTAATGTATTCCGTAAACTAGGGATTACACTAGAGAAAATAGGAGATGATATTTTTATTCCTGCTCACGTAAATGGTTACGAAGTTAAAACAGATATTGATGGTTCTATTTTAACCATTGCTGATGCGCCTTGGCCTGGTTTTACTCCAGATTTATTGAGTATTATTTTGGTAGTAGCGACTCAAGCAAAAGGTGATGTATTGATACACCAAAAAATGTTCGAAAGCCGTTTGTTTTTTGTAGATAAATTAATAGATATGGGAGCAAAAATCATTTTGTGTGACCCACATAGAGCGGTAGTTATTGGTCATGATTTCAAATCGCAATTGAAAGCTACTACAATGTCTTCACCAGATATTCGTGCGGGTATTTCGTTATTGATTGCTGCTTTGTCAGCGAAAGGAACGAGCACTATTCAAAATATTGAACAAATTGATAGAGGATACGAGCGCATTGATGAACGTCTTAGAGCTATCGGAGCCAATATTGTAAGAGCTTAA
- a CDS encoding cation diffusion facilitator family transporter, whose product MTNEQTAIKATYFSIIGNTSLAIVKGLAGFFGNSYALIADAIESTTDIFASFLVLFGIKYSNKPADDNHPYGHGRAEPLITFLVVGFLITSATIIAYESIQNIGTPHELPKSWTLYILGVIIIWKEYSFQLVMKRSKETNSSSLKADAWHHRSDAITSVAAFLGISIALYFGKGYESADDWAALFASGFILFNSYKIFRPALSEIMDEHMYDELVEEIRVVSLTVPGVLDTEKCFIRKAGMQYHVDLHARVEGTITVREGHDIAHDLKDTLRAQIPSLGHVLIHVEPN is encoded by the coding sequence ATGACTAACGAACAAACAGCTATAAAAGCAACTTATTTCAGTATTATTGGTAATACCTCTTTGGCTATTGTAAAAGGATTGGCTGGTTTTTTCGGTAATTCTTATGCGCTAATTGCCGATGCGATTGAATCTACTACTGATATTTTTGCGTCCTTTTTGGTGCTTTTTGGAATCAAATATTCGAATAAACCTGCGGATGACAATCATCCTTATGGGCATGGTCGTGCAGAACCTTTGATTACGTTTCTAGTGGTTGGTTTTTTGATTACTTCGGCTACGATTATTGCCTATGAGAGTATTCAAAACATTGGAACGCCTCATGAATTACCCAAATCTTGGACACTTTATATTTTGGGAGTCATCATTATTTGGAAGGAGTATTCGTTTCAGTTGGTGATGAAAAGAAGTAAAGAAACCAATAGTTCTTCTTTGAAAGCAGATGCTTGGCATCATAGAAGCGATGCTATTACTTCAGTAGCGGCATTTTTGGGGATTTCTATTGCGCTATATTTCGGTAAAGGTTATGAATCTGCCGATGATTGGGCGGCTCTTTTTGCTTCTGGTTTTATTTTATTCAATAGCTATAAAATATTTAGACCGGCTTTGAGCGAGATAATGGATGAACATATGTATGATGAATTGGTGGAGGAAATTAGAGTTGTTTCCTTAACGGTTCCAGGAGTTCTAGATACTGAGAAATGTTTTATTAGAAAAGCAGGAATGCAGTATCATGTAGATTTGCACGCAAGGGTAGAAGGTACCATTACAGTTAGAGAAGGACATGATATTGCACATGATTTAAAAGATACCCTTCGAGCGCAAATCCCTTCTTTGGGACATGTTTTGATTCATGTAGAACCTAATTAA
- a CDS encoding DUF5686 and carboxypeptidase regulatory-like domain-containing protein, translating to MKKFYVFILFLFSSTFIAQVKGTITDEKGNPLPFVSVIIQNSYSGTTTNDKGKYELNLKKEGDYTLLFQFLGFKTVKKTIHYEKTPITIDIQLSEENYNLNEVVINPKNNPANAIIKSAITARKENAEKTARFTADFYSRGLFKIKNLPKKILGMKLDMPDEMTTGLDSTGSGILYLSETVSKLTFEKPNNYKERIIASKISGNDKGFSYNTARSSFYDFYDNTVDFNVKMISPIASNAFQYYKYKLESTFFDESNHQINKIKIIPRRDKEPVFEGYIYIVEDSWAIYAVDFDIKGYRMRNEFTEVMTLKQNFNYNSKTKIWSKNAQSLAFTAGAFGIGFSGTFNYVYSNYEFFDAFDKKTFGNEIVSFENNANKKEDTFWESTRPIPLTEEESKDYIKKDSIQTIRSSKTYLDSIDQKRNKFKLLDPITGYNYRNTFKKWSFDYAGLMDISSLTFNTVQGFNLDSGFTYRKWDDESGKSTAIATTFNYGFSDERLRVVGNFSHRFNNQNYATIWVSGGTAVKQFNENNPISPFINSISTLFFKNNFMKLYNKEFFNVAYSQNIANGINFTGKLEYSQRKPLFNTTNYTFIKNDDLYSSNNPLDSNDYSTAGFSTHQLLKANLNWRINFGNQYISRPDGKFNLRNNKYPTVLLGYEKAFAASQKNYEYDLISARILYDLPLANKGDLGVNLRAGKFFNAENIAFMDYKHFNGNQTRIGQTERYLNVFNLLPYYSNSTNDAYFEFHSEYSDNGFIMNKIPGLNLLKSSLMLGFHNLAIPNRKPYQEISIGLDNLGIGKFKQFRVDYVRSYQNGFQGDGVIFGLKLLNILD from the coding sequence ATGAAAAAATTTTACGTTTTTATTTTATTTTTATTTTCTTCCACTTTTATCGCACAAGTAAAAGGAACTATCACTGACGAAAAAGGAAACCCCCTACCTTTTGTATCCGTTATCATTCAAAATTCCTATTCAGGAACTACTACCAACGACAAAGGAAAATACGAACTAAATCTCAAAAAAGAAGGTGATTACACCTTACTATTTCAGTTTCTTGGCTTTAAAACAGTAAAGAAAACGATTCATTACGAAAAAACACCAATAACAATTGACATTCAGTTATCGGAAGAGAATTACAACCTCAACGAAGTAGTCATCAATCCCAAAAACAATCCTGCTAACGCCATTATCAAAAGTGCGATTACAGCACGTAAAGAAAACGCAGAAAAAACAGCTCGATTTACTGCCGATTTCTATTCGCGAGGATTATTCAAAATCAAAAACCTACCTAAAAAGATTTTAGGAATGAAATTAGATATGCCAGACGAAATGACCACTGGCTTAGATTCAACTGGAAGTGGCATTTTGTACTTATCCGAAACCGTATCAAAACTCACCTTCGAAAAGCCAAACAATTATAAAGAAAGAATTATTGCCTCTAAAATTTCCGGGAACGACAAAGGCTTTAGTTACAATACTGCTCGCTCTTCATTTTATGATTTTTATGACAATACAGTCGATTTTAATGTAAAAATGATTTCACCCATAGCTAGCAATGCTTTTCAATATTACAAATACAAACTCGAAAGCACTTTTTTTGACGAAAGCAATCATCAAATCAACAAAATTAAAATCATTCCAAGACGCGACAAAGAACCCGTTTTTGAAGGTTACATATATATTGTAGAAGACAGTTGGGCGATTTATGCCGTTGATTTCGATATCAAAGGCTATCGTATGCGTAATGAATTCACCGAAGTAATGACCTTGAAACAAAACTTTAATTACAATTCCAAAACTAAAATTTGGAGCAAAAATGCCCAAAGCTTAGCATTTACAGCTGGTGCTTTCGGAATCGGATTTTCAGGAACATTCAATTATGTGTACAGCAATTATGAGTTCTTTGATGCTTTTGATAAAAAGACCTTTGGCAATGAAATTGTTAGTTTTGAAAACAATGCCAACAAAAAAGAAGATACTTTCTGGGAAAGCACAAGACCTATTCCTCTCACCGAAGAAGAAAGCAAAGATTATATCAAAAAAGACAGTATTCAGACCATCCGTTCATCCAAAACGTATTTGGATTCTATCGACCAAAAACGAAATAAATTCAAACTATTAGACCCAATAACAGGTTATAATTATAGAAATACTTTCAAAAAATGGTCCTTCGATTATGCTGGATTAATGGACATAAGCTCACTAACGTTCAATACGGTTCAAGGTTTCAATCTAGACTCTGGTTTTACTTATCGCAAATGGGATGATGAATCTGGAAAAAGCACAGCCATTGCAACTACTTTCAATTATGGTTTTTCAGACGAACGCCTTCGAGTGGTCGGAAATTTTAGTCACCGATTTAACAATCAAAATTATGCCACAATTTGGGTTTCAGGAGGAACAGCTGTTAAACAATTCAACGAAAACAATCCAATTTCACCTTTTATCAATTCGATAAGCACGCTCTTTTTTAAAAACAATTTTATGAAATTGTACAACAAAGAGTTTTTCAATGTGGCTTATTCACAGAATATAGCCAACGGCATCAACTTTACCGGAAAATTAGAATACAGTCAACGCAAACCTTTATTTAATACTACTAACTATACCTTTATAAAAAATGACGACCTTTATTCTTCAAACAATCCTTTGGATTCTAATGATTATTCAACTGCTGGTTTCTCAACTCATCAGTTACTAAAAGCAAATTTGAACTGGCGCATTAACTTTGGCAACCAATACATTTCGCGCCCTGACGGAAAATTCAACCTCCGAAACAACAAGTATCCAACCGTGCTTTTAGGCTACGAAAAAGCCTTTGCTGCTAGCCAAAAAAACTACGAGTACGACTTGATTAGTGCACGTATTCTGTATGACCTTCCGTTGGCCAACAAAGGCGATCTGGGTGTAAATCTAAGAGCAGGTAAATTCTTCAATGCCGAAAATATTGCCTTTATGGATTACAAACATTTCAATGGCAATCAAACACGAATTGGCCAAACCGAACGCTATTTAAACGTTTTCAACCTGTTACCTTATTACAGTAATAGCACAAACGATGCGTATTTTGAATTCCATTCAGAGTACAGCGACAATGGTTTTATAATGAACAAAATACCAGGACTCAACCTTTTAAAAAGCAGTTTAATGCTCGGTTTTCACAACTTAGCTATTCCAAATCGCAAACCTTATCAAGAAATCAGCATAGGGCTCGATAACTTAGGAATCGGGAAATTCAAACAGTTCAGAGTAGATTATGTGCGCTCTTACCAAAATGGTTTTCAAGGTGACGGCGTAATTTTTGGACTAAAACTTTTGAATATTTTAGATTAG
- the aroQ gene encoding type II 3-dehydroquinate dehydratase — protein MQIAIINGPNLNLLGKREPEVYGSETFEDYFESLKTKFPHIQFSYFQSNIEGELIDKIQEFGFTYNGIILNAGAYTHTSIGIGDAVKAITTPVIEVHISNTFSRESFRHQSYISGNAKGVILGFGLKSYELAIQSFL, from the coding sequence ATGCAAATTGCTATAATTAACGGACCAAATCTCAACCTACTAGGAAAACGCGAACCCGAGGTGTATGGAAGTGAAACCTTCGAAGATTATTTTGAAAGTCTAAAAACAAAGTTTCCTCATATTCAGTTTTCTTATTTTCAAAGCAATATCGAAGGGGAATTAATCGACAAAATTCAAGAATTCGGATTTACCTATAACGGAATCATACTTAACGCTGGCGCCTATACCCATACCTCGATTGGTATTGGCGATGCGGTAAAAGCCATAACGACTCCAGTAATCGAAGTGCATATTTCCAATACTTTTTCAAGAGAAAGTTTTAGACATCAATCCTACATTTCAGGAAATGCCAAAGGAGTTATTTTGGGTTTCGGTTTAAAAAGTTATGAACTCGCTATTCAATCTTTTTTATAA
- a CDS encoding porin family protein, with protein MKKIILIAAFTFFGTLTTQAQLLRLGAKAGINYANLTGTDITVNSENYKSDAITSYHIGLLAEIKLTEKFGVQPELLYSTQGASYKSAVKEFTNELGYLAIPVMAKIYLNNTFSLELGPQASFLLSEKDKVNIEDSKTFDFALAGGLGVKITKGIFVQARYGLGLTEVSTNAKAKNSVVQVSAGFMF; from the coding sequence ATGAAAAAAATCATTCTTATTGCAGCTTTTACATTCTTTGGAACACTAACGACGCAAGCACAATTATTGCGATTAGGAGCGAAAGCTGGTATTAATTATGCCAATCTTACTGGGACTGACATTACAGTTAATTCAGAAAATTACAAATCAGATGCGATTACAAGTTACCACATTGGTTTATTAGCCGAAATCAAATTAACCGAGAAATTTGGTGTCCAACCTGAGTTATTGTACTCTACGCAAGGAGCCTCTTACAAAAGTGCCGTAAAAGAATTTACAAATGAATTGGGCTACTTGGCTATTCCAGTAATGGCAAAAATTTATTTAAACAATACCTTCAGCTTAGAATTAGGCCCACAAGCCTCTTTTTTATTAAGTGAAAAAGATAAAGTCAACATAGAAGATTCTAAGACATTCGACTTTGCACTTGCAGGTGGTTTAGGTGTAAAAATCACTAAAGGCATCTTTGTTCAAGCACGTTATGGACTTGGCTTAACCGAAGTTTCAACCAATGCAAAAGCAAAAAATTCTGTGGTGCAAGTTTCTGCAGGATTTATGTTTTAA
- a CDS encoding outer membrane beta-barrel protein encodes MKKIILTFAAVCAFASSYAQKEGSFRVGLDLGYTIPSNGGGGILLSLEPKYNIKDNMNVGLRIGSAAMIRDIENNGQSSTAKISANGSYVGTYDYYFNGSGKSFVPYVGAGAGYYTIANVEFDTDANNDDIGLDANGKMGGLLRAGFEWGKFRMGLEYNLVPKSTLQDINGDKVGTISNSYLGIHLGFYVGGGKWGK; translated from the coding sequence ATGAAAAAAATTATTTTAACTTTTGCCGCTGTATGTGCTTTTGCAAGTAGTTATGCTCAAAAAGAAGGGTCTTTTAGAGTTGGTCTCGATTTAGGTTACACAATTCCTTCAAACGGAGGAGGAGGTATATTACTATCTCTTGAACCAAAATACAACATTAAAGATAATATGAATGTAGGTCTTCGTATAGGATCAGCTGCAATGATTCGTGATATTGAAAATAATGGACAATCTTCAACTGCTAAAATTTCAGCAAATGGATCATATGTTGGTACATACGATTATTATTTTAATGGCTCTGGAAAATCTTTTGTTCCTTATGTAGGAGCTGGAGCTGGTTATTATACAATTGCAAATGTTGAGTTTGATACTGATGCTAACAATGATGACATCGGATTGGATGCTAATGGAAAAATGGGTGGTTTATTAAGAGCAGGTTTTGAATGGGGCAAATTCAGAATGGGCTTGGAATACAATCTTGTTCCAAAATCAACTTTGCAAGATATTAACGGAGATAAAGTTGGAACAATTTCAAATTCTTATTTAGGAATTCACTTAGGTTTTTACGTTGGTGGAGGAAAATGGGGTAAGTAA
- the xerD gene encoding site-specific tyrosine recombinase XerD, with translation MSWSNYIKQYQSYLRIERGLSTNTIANYTLDIERLCTFLNKQSIIVSPLTINEETVQQFIYEVAKEVNARSQARIISGLKSFFSYLIFEDYRTDNPMELIESPRLGRKLPDTLSVDEIDDLILAIDLTSNEGERNRAMLETLYGCGLRVSELVGLKISDLFFEEGFIKIHGKGNKERFVPIGELAQNYITIYKETIRVHMPIQKGFEDTLFLNRRGRQLTRAMIFTIINRLADLIELNKKISPHTFRHSFATHLLENGADLRSIQLMLGHESITTTEIYVHLDRKFLKQVMHSYHPRKDKFND, from the coding sequence ATGAGTTGGAGTAATTATATCAAGCAATATCAGTCGTATCTTAGAATAGAAAGAGGTTTGTCCACCAATACTATTGCGAATTATACTTTGGATATTGAACGTCTTTGTACTTTTTTAAACAAGCAAAGTATAATTGTGTCGCCTCTTACTATCAATGAAGAAACAGTGCAGCAGTTTATTTATGAGGTTGCTAAAGAAGTTAATGCGAGATCTCAAGCCAGAATTATTTCCGGACTAAAAAGTTTTTTTTCGTATTTGATTTTTGAAGACTATAGAACAGATAATCCAATGGAGTTGATAGAATCGCCAAGGTTGGGGAGGAAATTGCCTGATACTTTATCTGTTGACGAGATTGATGACTTGATTTTAGCGATTGATTTAACTTCAAACGAAGGAGAACGCAATCGCGCTATGCTCGAAACTTTATATGGTTGTGGACTTCGTGTTTCTGAATTGGTTGGTTTGAAAATTTCGGATCTTTTTTTTGAAGAAGGCTTTATTAAAATTCACGGAAAGGGCAACAAAGAACGTTTTGTTCCCATTGGCGAATTGGCTCAAAATTATATTACCATTTATAAAGAAACTATTCGTGTTCATATGCCTATTCAAAAAGGCTTTGAAGATACTTTGTTTCTAAACCGACGAGGGCGACAATTGACCAGAGCGATGATTTTCACTATTATTAATAGGCTAGCCGACTTGATTGAGCTCAATAAAAAAATTAGTCCTCATACATTTAGACATTCTTTTGCGACTCATTTGTTGGAGAATGGAGCTGATTTGCGTTCAATTCAGTTGATGTTAGGACATGAATCAATCACCACTACTGAAATATATGTGCACTTGGATCGAAAATTTTTAAAACAAGTTATGCATTCTTATCATCCTCGAAAAGATAAATTTAATGATTGA
- a CDS encoding PAS domain-containing protein, with the protein MIFTKNRDPEDLNKLYESLIKQLPNIIFQIRVNKERQIAFDFLSKPIDFFNEFSFNEFIEDSYKLSNYTIYEPDLKGFIDSYENAIANIEVWDIEFRLLLPDSGYKWIKIEATPKKNDLDEIVFYGLISDITDVKEQEIRMRLADERYHFAVQASDRGVWDWDLVTGKVYYSSESMKILELTESDLVATPEEWDERVHPDDRAEYYGNINLHFDNKIPFYETCHRVLCNGRYKWILDRGKVIERDSDGKPLRIVGTHTDISDQKEKELELAKMLEILNTQNNKLLNFAHIVSHNLRTHSGNIKSLLDLHKEELLSDLDTLSNIQIVSDELFSTIENLNELVSIHTVKDKEIEELNLNVYINKVLDVLHDSIKQKDIVVLNYIQSSVTIECLPAYLESILLNIVTNAIKYSDTKKVSKIIFTSDVNDDYVILNIKDNGLGIDLNKYKDSIFGLYKTFHKNNDARGVGLYLTKNQIENMGGKIEVESTLHVGSTFKIYFKKSN; encoded by the coding sequence ATGATATTTACAAAAAATAGAGACCCAGAAGATTTAAATAAACTCTACGAAAGCTTAATTAAGCAACTTCCTAATATTATTTTTCAAATTAGAGTTAATAAGGAACGTCAAATCGCTTTTGATTTCCTTAGTAAACCCATTGATTTTTTTAATGAATTCTCTTTTAATGAATTTATTGAGGATTCTTACAAGCTCTCTAATTATACGATATATGAACCCGATTTGAAAGGATTTATAGATTCTTACGAAAATGCAATTGCAAATATTGAGGTTTGGGATATTGAATTTAGATTGTTGTTGCCAGACAGTGGTTATAAATGGATTAAGATTGAAGCTACCCCAAAGAAAAACGACCTTGATGAGATTGTCTTTTATGGTCTAATTTCTGATATAACAGATGTAAAAGAGCAAGAAATTAGAATGCGTTTAGCAGACGAACGGTATCATTTCGCTGTACAAGCTTCGGATAGAGGGGTGTGGGATTGGGATTTGGTTACTGGGAAAGTCTATTATTCTTCTGAATCGATGAAGATTTTAGAATTGACAGAATCTGATTTGGTAGCTACCCCGGAAGAATGGGATGAGCGAGTGCATCCTGATGATCGAGCAGAATATTATGGTAATATAAACCTTCATTTCGATAATAAAATACCTTTTTACGAAACTTGTCATCGCGTTTTGTGTAATGGTCGCTACAAATGGATTTTAGATAGAGGAAAAGTAATTGAGCGCGATTCTGATGGTAAGCCGTTGCGAATTGTTGGGACGCATACCGATATTTCTGACCAGAAGGAAAAAGAGCTTGAGTTAGCCAAAATGCTTGAAATTTTGAATACACAAAATAATAAGCTACTGAATTTTGCTCATATAGTTTCTCATAATTTGCGTACACATAGCGGAAACATCAAATCATTGTTGGATTTGCATAAAGAAGAATTATTGTCCGATTTAGATACTTTGAGTAATATTCAAATCGTTTCAGACGAGTTGTTTTCAACCATAGAAAACTTAAATGAATTAGTTAGTATTCATACCGTTAAGGATAAAGAAATTGAAGAGTTAAACTTGAATGTCTATATCAACAAAGTTTTAGATGTTTTACACGATTCAATTAAGCAAAAAGATATAGTGGTGTTGAATTACATCCAGAGTAGTGTAACCATTGAATGTTTGCCAGCTTATTTAGAAAGTATTTTACTAAATATAGTTACCAATGCTATTAAGTATTCCGATACTAAAAAAGTATCCAAAATTATTTTTACATCAGATGTAAATGATGATTATGTTATTTTGAACATAAAAGATAATGGTTTAGGTATTGATTTGAACAAGTACAAAGATTCCATTTTTGGTTTGTATAAAACGTTTCATAAAAACAATGATGCACGTGGCGTCGGATTGTATTTAACGAAAAATCAAATTGAGAATATGGGAGGAAAAATAGAAGTAGAAAGCACCTTACATGTGGGGTCGACTTTTAAAATTTATTTTAAGAAATCCAACTAA